Proteins from one Leptonema illini DSM 21528 genomic window:
- a CDS encoding rod-binding protein, which produces MSEIDRIQMPVKSYSEHRLDEMSRRLQRSTSKPDLKESPRERLSPEKSPQEKSSDTERVSPGAKPLFTDEVRKFFPGIDEGRMPSSAFKLEKMPDPSTLTGERKRLYDTAVEFQSLFINMMLKGMRSTLKPENDMLHGGKTQEIFEDMLYDERAKSFSKHGGFPLAEQIYLQMAPMIQEQEAADSYENNLKRVPPTVSTDQIQREWKR; this is translated from the coding sequence GTGAGCGAAATCGATAGAATTCAGATGCCCGTAAAAAGTTATTCAGAGCATCGTCTGGACGAGATGTCGCGACGCCTGCAGCGATCGACATCAAAGCCCGATCTGAAAGAATCGCCCCGCGAAAGGCTGTCGCCCGAGAAGTCGCCCCAGGAAAAATCGAGCGATACCGAGAGAGTTTCGCCGGGCGCCAAACCGCTCTTTACCGATGAGGTGCGCAAGTTCTTTCCGGGCATCGACGAAGGGCGGATGCCGTCCTCGGCATTCAAGCTTGAGAAGATGCCCGATCCGTCGACTTTAACAGGGGAGCGCAAGCGTCTCTATGATACCGCCGTCGAATTCCAATCTCTGTTTATCAACATGATGCTGAAGGGTATGCGCAGCACGCTCAAACCCGAAAACGATATGCTTCATGGCGGGAAAACGCAGGAGATCTTTGAAGATATGCTGTATGACGAGAGAGCGAAAAGCTTCTCGAAACACGGCGGATTTCCGCTTGCAGAGCAGATCTATTTGCAGATGGCGCCGATGATCCAGGAACAGGAAGCGGCCGACTCTTACGAGAACAACCTGAAGCGAGTGCCGCCTACCGTATCGACCGATCAGATCCAGCGCGAGTGGAAGCGTTAA
- a CDS encoding flagellar basal body P-ring protein FlgI: MRYSIRYLFKCSTVLSLLLLSALSLSAQTGPVQPNPTGRRAVDDKTAEAPSEEKGIRIKDLARIDGVRSNQLLGYGIVIGLQGTGDQRSKLALRSMQNLLANLGQDASSNLELKNVAAVLVTAEIPPFAKKGDRITVVVSSIGDAKSLDGGVLVQTPLQAGNGELYAVAQGPLLSAAREGRSNDSPKNVAVVPGGALIEKDLRETTLADRRLRVQLRDFDFTTLSRVHQAILPLTQEETLKGMEAKIEGGSVLVTLPENVEPIGLLSRIENLRVQPSYKARVVINQRTGTIVFGGDVRIDPVAVSRPPSGNGRFRLQRQEAYQGIYVRSPGGQQKDETVQQIEASSVAELVGALNKLGAGVRDIISILEALRDSGALHAEVVIL, translated from the coding sequence ATGAGATACTCGATCCGCTACTTATTCAAATGCTCAACCGTCTTAAGCCTGCTTCTACTCAGCGCTCTGTCGCTTTCGGCGCAAACAGGACCCGTGCAACCGAATCCGACGGGAAGGCGGGCCGTCGACGATAAGACGGCCGAGGCCCCCTCTGAAGAGAAAGGCATTCGTATCAAGGATCTGGCACGCATCGACGGCGTGCGTTCGAATCAGCTGCTCGGATATGGCATCGTCATCGGCCTTCAGGGAACGGGCGATCAGCGATCGAAACTCGCCCTGCGTTCGATGCAGAACCTGCTTGCCAACCTCGGACAGGATGCCTCGTCTAACCTCGAACTGAAAAACGTCGCTGCCGTCCTTGTAACGGCAGAGATTCCGCCTTTCGCGAAAAAAGGCGATCGCATCACGGTCGTCGTATCGTCGATCGGCGATGCAAAGTCTCTTGATGGCGGAGTGCTTGTACAAACCCCTTTACAGGCAGGTAACGGCGAACTCTATGCCGTTGCGCAGGGTCCGTTGCTATCGGCGGCCAGAGAAGGGCGTTCGAACGATTCGCCGAAAAACGTTGCCGTCGTTCCCGGCGGCGCTCTCATCGAGAAAGATCTGCGCGAAACGACGCTGGCCGACCGTCGTCTTCGCGTGCAGCTGCGTGATTTTGACTTTACGACGCTCAGTCGCGTGCATCAGGCCATTCTGCCGCTGACGCAGGAAGAGACGTTGAAAGGAATGGAGGCGAAGATCGAAGGCGGCTCCGTCCTTGTAACGCTGCCTGAAAACGTCGAACCCATCGGATTGCTTTCGCGCATCGAGAATCTGCGCGTGCAACCGTCCTACAAGGCGCGCGTCGTTATCAATCAGAGAACGGGAACGATCGTTTTCGGAGGAGACGTGCGTATCGACCCGGTCGCCGTCAGCCGTCCGCCTTCGGGTAACGGTCGGTTCCGCTTGCAGCGTCAGGAGGCCTATCAGGGCATCTATGTGCGCTCTCCAGGCGGACAGCAGAAAGACGAAACGGTGCAGCAGATTGAGGCCTCGTCGGTGGCTGAGCTTGTCGGCGCTCTCAATAAACTCGGCGCCGGCGTGCGTGATATTATCTCGATACTGGAAGCGCTTCGCGATAGCGGAGCCCTTCATGCGGAGGTCGTAATCCTGTGA
- a CDS encoding flagellar basal body L-ring protein FlgH: MSDAFFSPVARFFLITLGFGLIGVVARSLFAEDLYNGANPYVQVEEIRIGDVIKLVVDEPVIIEYDYEADRDDHRTVKLAPDRQVFSFLPGADDDRSYVDKNRSKIRSRVRLRMHIGVRVTAIENGVVQFQGTRRLGYEQGRLEQQMQSTGFVSLRDIGRDRTVLSRNVADLQVVIVGRPNEQRENLPLKQEPGVNPGDPPVIKADMTDAEKQRLLLDYLNRLLGETGTVQP, from the coding sequence ATGAGCGATGCATTTTTCTCTCCCGTGGCTCGGTTTTTCCTGATTACGCTCGGCTTCGGGCTGATCGGCGTCGTCGCCCGTTCGCTCTTCGCTGAGGATCTGTACAACGGCGCCAATCCCTACGTGCAGGTCGAAGAGATTCGCATCGGCGACGTCATCAAGCTTGTCGTCGATGAGCCCGTCATCATCGAATACGATTATGAAGCCGACCGCGACGATCATCGCACCGTCAAGCTCGCTCCCGATCGTCAGGTATTCTCGTTTCTTCCCGGAGCCGATGACGATCGTTCGTACGTCGATAAGAACCGTTCGAAAATCCGTTCTCGCGTCAGGTTGCGCATGCATATCGGCGTTCGCGTAACGGCCATCGAGAACGGTGTCGTCCAGTTTCAGGGCACACGGCGCCTCGGCTATGAACAGGGCCGCCTCGAACAGCAGATGCAGTCGACAGGCTTCGTTTCGCTGCGCGATATCGGTCGCGATCGCACCGTGCTCAGTCGTAACGTCGCCGATTTGCAGGTCGTTATCGTCGGCCGGCCGAACGAGCAGCGCGAAAATCTGCCGCTGAAGCAGGAGCCCGGAGTAAATCCCGGCGATCCACCCGTTATCAAGGCCGACATGACCGACGCCGAGAAGCAGCGTCTTCTTCTTGATTATCTCAATCGTCTGTTAGGCGAAACGGGAACGGTGCAGCCATGA
- a CDS encoding DUF1564 family protein: MNEQTLTDGEPYYRSRSTLLVPESYFKRFFWRSPYIKIGHWAVASYLGILMDDPLLHYKISFLERSYKWKKQYQEEGQRLVRVNFYPDDRDWGRLSAISNATGFSRCYIFVYLLLIALGVISLDNGGTQPSRVKGHWNPVQAISKMSE, encoded by the coding sequence ATGAACGAACAGACTCTGACTGATGGAGAGCCATATTACCGCTCCCGCTCCACCTTGCTGGTGCCGGAATCTTACTTTAAGCGATTCTTCTGGCGAAGTCCTTACATCAAAATAGGCCACTGGGCCGTGGCATCGTATCTGGGGATACTCATGGATGATCCGCTGCTACATTACAAGATCAGCTTTCTTGAGAGGAGCTACAAGTGGAAAAAGCAGTATCAGGAGGAAGGCCAGCGGCTCGTGCGCGTGAATTTTTATCCGGATGATCGGGACTGGGGGCGTCTGTCTGCGATTTCCAATGCCACCGGTTTCTCCCGGTGCTATATTTTCGTCTACCTGTTGCTGATCGCTCTGGGGGTGATATCCCTCGACAATGGAGGAACTCAACCATCACGGGTGAAGGGGCACTGGAATCCAGTACAAGCCATCTCAAAAATGTCTGAGTAG
- the flgG gene encoding flagellar basal-body rod protein FlgG, which translates to MLRSLWTAATGMVAQQFQMDTIANNLSNVNTTGFKKNRADFQDLVYQQQVLAGTPATAVSEIPTGVYFGAGTRVAATQKLFEMGSLQATGNKFDLAVTSEVGFFKILMPDGTFSYTRDGSFKIDARQQVVTSNGYLLEPPITLPPGAINNTLQVSEEGEVTVRVGDEIRPTKIGQIDLFRFVNPAGLQAIGNNLFKETMASGPEIQGTPGREGFGGLLQGFLEMSNVKIVEEMVSMIVAQRAYESNSKSITTSDSMLGTAISMKR; encoded by the coding sequence ATGCTACGCTCGCTCTGGACAGCCGCTACGGGTATGGTCGCCCAGCAATTTCAGATGGATACGATTGCGAACAATCTATCGAACGTGAACACGACCGGATTCAAAAAGAACCGCGCCGACTTTCAGGACCTTGTCTATCAGCAGCAGGTTCTGGCGGGCACTCCGGCAACGGCCGTCTCTGAAATCCCCACCGGCGTCTATTTCGGAGCGGGCACGCGAGTCGCCGCCACGCAGAAGCTTTTCGAGATGGGCTCACTTCAGGCTACGGGCAATAAATTCGACCTGGCCGTTACATCCGAGGTCGGATTCTTCAAGATTCTGATGCCCGATGGAACTTTCTCCTATACAAGAGACGGCTCGTTCAAGATCGATGCGCGTCAGCAGGTCGTCACATCAAACGGCTATCTGCTCGAGCCTCCGATTACGCTGCCGCCGGGAGCGATCAATAACACGCTTCAGGTAAGCGAAGAGGGCGAGGTTACGGTTCGCGTCGGTGACGAGATCCGCCCGACAAAGATCGGCCAGATCGATCTCTTTCGCTTCGTTAACCCCGCCGGATTGCAGGCCATCGGTAATAACCTTTTCAAAGAGACGATGGCCTCCGGCCCCGAGATCCAGGGCACTCCGGGCCGCGAAGGATTCGGCGGACTGCTCCAGGGATTTCTCGAGATGTCTAACGTGAAAATCGTCGAAGAGATGGTCAGCATGATCGTCGCCCAGCGCGCCTACGAATCAAATTCGAAGTCCATTACGACGTCGGATTCGATGCTCGGTACGGCCATCTCGATGAAGCGATAA
- a CDS encoding ferredoxin — translation MTERIVSVEKDDCTSCNACASNLPRYFQMDEDDLSESHNNGQNLNRAIIPEEDWDAVQNEIDECPGECIHWTKK, via the coding sequence ATGACCGAACGTATCGTATCTGTAGAGAAAGACGATTGCACGTCGTGCAACGCCTGCGCCTCCAACCTGCCCCGTTATTTTCAGATGGATGAGGACGACCTCTCTGAATCTCACAACAACGGTCAAAATCTGAACAGAGCAATCATTCCCGAAGAGGACTGGGATGCCGTTCAGAACGAGATCGACGAGTGCCCGGGCGAGTGCATTCACTGGACGAAGAAATAG
- a CDS encoding MBL fold metallo-hydrolase, whose product MDSVLVIGSGNAFSSSGRAQACFLLESRADRMLLDCGATSLMQMHRLAVDVDSLDRLLVTHFHGDHIGGIPFLLIHYEYISRRRQPFEMLGPPGLRDAVQRLFDAMYAGIELSFEVRYIEMRENQRQKTGGFTIESIPVSHKPESLGYRITGSDGRTFAFSGDTRWCDNLERLYDGVDVGLIELSLERQPEGGTSHLALDEVIAKRSSLKARRLFFSHIYDELAAMVLEFEAKHPGFGRPVTDGTLIDFRESETIR is encoded by the coding sequence ATGGACTCCGTTCTTGTCATCGGTTCGGGCAACGCCTTCTCTTCAAGCGGTCGCGCGCAGGCTTGCTTTTTGCTCGAGAGCAGGGCCGATAGGATGCTTCTTGATTGCGGCGCCACCTCGCTCATGCAGATGCATCGGCTCGCCGTCGATGTAGACTCGCTGGATCGGCTGCTCGTCACACACTTTCACGGCGATCATATCGGGGGCATTCCGTTTCTTCTCATTCATTATGAATATATTTCGCGGCGCAGGCAACCCTTTGAGATGCTCGGGCCGCCGGGCCTTCGCGACGCCGTGCAGCGGCTTTTTGACGCCATGTATGCAGGGATCGAGCTCTCATTCGAGGTGCGCTATATCGAGATGCGCGAGAATCAGCGACAGAAAACGGGCGGCTTCACGATCGAATCCATTCCCGTCTCTCATAAGCCCGAGAGCCTTGGCTATCGTATCACAGGATCGGATGGGCGGACGTTTGCCTTCAGCGGCGATACGCGATGGTGCGACAATCTGGAAAGGTTATACGACGGCGTCGACGTCGGCCTGATCGAGCTCAGCCTTGAGAGGCAGCCGGAGGGCGGGACGTCGCATCTGGCCCTTGACGAGGTCATCGCAAAAAGATCGTCGCTGAAAGCGCGAAGGCTTTTTTTCAGCCATATCTATGACGAGCTTGCAGCGATGGTCCTTGAATTTGAGGCGAAGCATCCGGGCTTCGGCCGTCCGGTTACGGACGGGACGCTGATTGATTTTCGGGAAAGCGAAACGATTCGATAA
- a CDS encoding DUF2804 domain-containing protein — protein MNIETEIKFPIQLCKKNGDLNLDSIGWSRQPMHRCNLSRKWLRKKRWNYWAVYDDEFLASFTISDIDYAGVIFCYFWDRKSNTFDEATLITPFGSGCRMGQMVDNDAVFESKSGKSGRLHFSRTEEGYHLEVFFNRKNSAPIQASIDVVVPMNWESLNVVIPFSRSRFQFTEKLFGVTARGTVQAGDVRHTFRENQSFAVLDFGRGAWPYSSKWNWANMSARVGKKKEIVGVNLGAGWTDGTGYTENGILVDGRLYKIPTDMVFEFDIKNPMRPWKIFSKDSKAIELTLTPEYHRHAVSNLGIIASGVHQMLGRFDGIIRVGRNEYAIEGASGWAEDHVARW, from the coding sequence ATGAATATCGAGACAGAAATCAAGTTTCCGATTCAGCTCTGCAAGAAAAACGGCGACCTCAACCTCGACTCTATCGGCTGGTCCAGACAACCCATGCACCGCTGCAACCTTTCGCGCAAATGGCTGCGCAAGAAACGCTGGAACTACTGGGCCGTTTATGACGATGAATTCCTTGCATCGTTCACCATCTCAGACATCGACTATGCAGGCGTCATCTTCTGCTACTTCTGGGATCGCAAATCAAATACCTTTGACGAGGCCACTCTGATCACTCCGTTCGGCAGCGGATGCCGCATGGGACAGATGGTCGACAACGATGCCGTCTTTGAAAGCAAAAGCGGCAAGTCAGGACGCCTGCACTTCTCGCGCACCGAAGAAGGGTATCATCTTGAAGTGTTCTTTAACCGAAAGAACTCCGCTCCGATCCAGGCCTCGATTGACGTCGTCGTGCCCATGAACTGGGAAAGCCTGAACGTCGTTATCCCCTTCTCGCGCAGCCGCTTTCAGTTCACCGAAAAGCTTTTCGGCGTCACGGCCCGCGGCACCGTCCAGGCCGGCGACGTCCGCCATACCTTTCGCGAGAATCAATCCTTCGCGGTGCTCGACTTCGGTCGCGGCGCCTGGCCTTACAGCAGTAAATGGAACTGGGCAAACATGTCGGCTCGCGTCGGTAAAAAGAAAGAGATCGTAGGCGTCAATCTCGGCGCCGGATGGACCGACGGCACGGGTTATACAGAGAACGGCATCCTCGTCGACGGGCGGCTCTATAAGATTCCGACCGATATGGTCTTCGAATTCGACATCAAGAATCCGATGAGGCCCTGGAAGATCTTCTCAAAAGACAGCAAGGCCATCGAATTGACGCTTACTCCCGAATACCATCGCCATGCGGTCAGCAACCTCGGCATCATCGCCTCGGGCGTGCATCAGATGCTGGGTCGCTTTGACGGCATCATAAGAGTCGGTCGCAACGAATACGCAATCGAAGGCGCAAGCGGATGGGCCGAAGACCACGTCGCACGCTGGTAG
- a CDS encoding antibiotic biosynthesis monooxygenase family protein — MAIARTPEPPYYAVVFTSIRRRPEPGDGYEQMAERMLELAKDQPGFLGVESARNEIGITVSYWRSLEDIARWKEHAEHREAQRMGYERWYSAYHTRICLVERDYTSESR, encoded by the coding sequence ATGGCCATCGCTCGCACTCCTGAACCGCCCTACTACGCCGTAGTCTTTACTTCTATCCGTCGCCGGCCCGAGCCCGGCGACGGATACGAGCAGATGGCCGAACGTATGCTGGAACTGGCAAAAGATCAGCCCGGCTTCCTGGGCGTCGAAAGCGCCCGAAATGAGATCGGCATCACGGTTTCGTACTGGAGAAGTCTCGAAGATATCGCTCGCTGGAAAGAGCACGCCGAACACCGCGAGGCACAGCGTATGGGCTACGAGCGCTGGTACAGTGCCTATCATACGCGCATCTGTCTCGTAGAGAGGGATTATACATCTGAGAGCCGATGA
- a CDS encoding cobyric acid synthase: protein MKHRPIMFVGTGSDVGKSILTTAFCRILKQDGFSPAPFKAQNMSLNSYPTADGREIGRAQAVQAEASGIPCSSDMNPVLLKPSGDTTAQVILHGRPIGNRSAKEYFNGQDRAWLFDEAMSAFDRLASSYDPIVIEGAGSISELNLRDRDIVNMSVALRTEASVFLIADIDRGGVFGSIYGTLELLPPEERRLIRGIFINRFRGDMDLFADGRRILERITGLPVLGVIPYLREIGIDQEDSLTIEKTAQDRTGALRIAVLLLPHMSNFTDFNVLERHPDIHLYYAAKPDDLDAADILILPGSKNTIADLLYLRRSGMASALLGRHAEGASVYGICGGYQMMGLSVHDPLHVEGDISSIPGLALLPVTTELTTEKRTEQVQFRFREGDALCKGYEIHMGVSVTERPSALCRIGYPGQEGRDDGYFISSRLWGTYIHGIFDNEPVIDWLLKEHSAKRSAPADDPAAYREKQYDRLADHVRKNTDMELFYGNVDFVGKPPELGVGPRGGDFRTGSSSGNVDGSTID, encoded by the coding sequence ATGAAGCATAGACCGATCATGTTTGTCGGCACGGGCTCCGATGTCGGCAAGAGCATTCTGACGACGGCCTTCTGTCGCATTCTCAAACAGGACGGGTTCTCGCCCGCTCCGTTCAAGGCGCAGAACATGTCGCTGAACAGTTATCCGACGGCGGACGGACGCGAGATCGGACGAGCCCAGGCCGTGCAGGCCGAGGCGTCAGGAATCCCCTGCTCTTCTGACATGAATCCCGTTTTATTGAAGCCGTCGGGCGATACGACCGCGCAGGTGATACTGCACGGCCGTCCGATCGGCAATCGCTCGGCGAAAGAGTATTTCAACGGCCAGGACCGGGCATGGCTTTTCGACGAGGCGATGTCGGCCTTTGATCGACTGGCCTCCAGCTATGATCCGATCGTTATCGAAGGGGCGGGCAGCATCAGCGAGCTCAATCTGCGCGACCGCGATATCGTGAATATGAGCGTCGCCTTACGCACGGAGGCGTCGGTATTCTTGATCGCCGATATCGATCGCGGCGGTGTCTTCGGCAGCATCTATGGAACGCTTGAGTTGTTGCCGCCTGAGGAACGCAGGTTGATACGCGGCATCTTTATCAACAGATTTCGCGGCGATATGGATCTCTTTGCGGACGGCCGTCGTATTCTCGAACGCATTACCGGCCTGCCTGTGCTGGGCGTGATCCCGTATCTTCGCGAGATCGGTATCGACCAGGAGGATTCGTTAACCATTGAAAAAACGGCGCAAGACCGGACGGGCGCCCTGCGTATCGCCGTTCTTCTATTACCGCATATGTCGAACTTCACCGATTTCAACGTGCTGGAGCGCCATCCCGATATTCATCTTTACTATGCGGCAAAGCCCGACGATCTCGATGCAGCCGATATACTGATTCTGCCAGGCTCGAAGAACACGATTGCCGACCTGCTCTATCTTCGCCGAAGCGGCATGGCGTCCGCTCTGCTCGGGCGTCATGCCGAGGGGGCGTCGGTGTACGGCATCTGCGGCGGCTATCAGATGATGGGCCTGAGCGTGCATGACCCGCTTCATGTAGAAGGAGATATAAGCTCGATCCCCGGGCTCGCGCTGCTTCCGGTAACGACGGAGCTCACGACCGAGAAGAGAACCGAACAGGTGCAGTTTCGCTTTCGCGAAGGCGACGCTCTCTGCAAGGGCTACGAGATACACATGGGAGTCAGTGTTACGGAGCGTCCTTCGGCCTTATGCAGAATAGGCTATCCCGGGCAGGAAGGCCGGGATGACGGCTACTTTATATCGAGCAGGCTCTGGGGCACGTATATTCACGGTATCTTTGATAACGAGCCCGTCATAGACTGGCTGCTAAAAGAGCACTCGGCAAAACGCAGCGCTCCGGCAGACGATCCTGCTGCGTATCGCGAGAAGCAGTACGATCGCCTGGCCGATCACGTGCGCAAAAACACCGATATGGAGTTGTTTTACGGAAACGTAGATTTCGTCGGTAAGCCACCGGAACTTGGGGTCGGACCTCGAGGCGGCGACTTTCGCACAGGTTCTTCCAGCGGTAATGTCGACGGAAGCACGATCGATTGA
- a CDS encoding transglycosylase domain-containing protein: MDLIKRFYHHLTEALKRHRKPIVLSILFFMVAGFLWAGGVFFYAYIDYRLEKDEYAAKIEEWKLWLHNSGHRAAPPSIIILDRNGETIGEYLPERGSRIPIARCKAEMPWLKRAAVSGEDRYFYDHGGVSWKGVMRAVVNNVLSLSAREGGGSITQQVARNLFTDRSFSLNRKLLETFLAYDLEAALDKDEILCLYLNRIYMGEGRIGAEEASWFYFNKPPFQLSAAESAMIVGLFPSPARYSPLNNLKASLFKQRAVLQAMVRDGHLKEEQIDAEIARFKKQYRVEEDDPGLVGAYGASRDFRINRAPSANEAVREFLFENLPEELIRKGGLRVTTTIDLRQQAVALETARARVDEVRKKTAKLAAKHDAGENLERGVNSVIISMTVPEGEIRALVGGTQVTEGGSQIHRIYNMRRQPGSAIKGYLYALALEERIYDPYDEVVDEKINIRGYSPRNWYREYRGKMPLRRAVAWSVNTVAVKTLDEMGVDYFRNQLARTLDLSLHDADERFEAGLSLALGTGNLTPLELARLYALILNKGSTVRPYLVKRVEDKDGTPLWEEPGNPSSTRIISEKAAAGTMWLLEGVVDSSEDGTAGWIGRLRKKNASYMPYDVAGKSGTAQTPDEVRAKYRQMPGVRDSWFAGLIPGEVTVAWIGHDRGVPVDANAGLLWADYVSKAHQKVDGHFPDIKDYYGEPDTAIEEAPVIDPPRENPNEDGNGEPDTDSTENPGTGENGQNTLPASPGDFTDVPPKPTTPEN, translated from the coding sequence ATGGATCTTATAAAACGGTTCTACCATCATCTGACGGAAGCTTTAAAAAGACATCGCAAACCGATCGTTCTTTCAATCCTTTTTTTCATGGTGGCGGGTTTTCTCTGGGCGGGCGGCGTCTTTTTCTATGCCTATATCGATTATCGTCTCGAAAAAGACGAATATGCGGCTAAGATCGAGGAATGGAAACTCTGGCTGCATAATTCGGGGCATCGGGCCGCTCCTCCTTCTATTATTATACTCGACCGCAACGGAGAAACGATCGGCGAATACCTGCCCGAGCGCGGTTCCCGCATCCCCATTGCGCGCTGCAAGGCTGAGATGCCGTGGCTGAAGCGAGCGGCCGTCAGCGGAGAAGACCGCTATTTCTATGATCACGGCGGCGTTTCCTGGAAGGGGGTGATGCGAGCCGTCGTCAACAACGTGCTTTCTCTTTCGGCTCGCGAAGGCGGAGGAAGCATCACGCAACAGGTCGCGCGAAACCTGTTCACCGATCGATCTTTCAGTCTGAATAGAAAGTTGCTTGAAACCTTTCTTGCCTACGATCTTGAGGCCGCTCTTGATAAAGACGAGATCCTCTGTCTTTATCTGAATCGCATCTATATGGGCGAGGGTCGAATCGGCGCCGAAGAGGCGTCGTGGTTTTATTTTAATAAGCCGCCGTTCCAGCTCTCGGCCGCCGAATCCGCCATGATCGTCGGCTTATTTCCAAGCCCGGCCCGCTACAGTCCGCTCAATAATCTCAAGGCCTCGCTTTTCAAGCAGCGTGCCGTCCTTCAGGCGATGGTCCGCGACGGACATCTGAAAGAAGAGCAGATAGACGCAGAGATCGCACGTTTCAAGAAACAGTATCGCGTCGAAGAGGATGATCCGGGTCTGGTCGGCGCCTACGGAGCAAGTCGGGATTTTCGTATTAACAGAGCGCCTTCGGCTAACGAAGCCGTGCGGGAATTCCTGTTCGAGAACCTTCCCGAAGAGCTGATTCGCAAAGGAGGCCTTCGGGTAACGACGACGATCGATCTGCGTCAGCAGGCCGTCGCCCTTGAGACGGCACGGGCTCGCGTCGACGAAGTGCGCAAGAAGACGGCAAAGCTGGCCGCGAAACATGATGCCGGCGAGAATCTCGAACGCGGCGTGAACTCCGTTATTATTTCGATGACTGTGCCCGAGGGAGAGATCAGGGCGCTTGTAGGCGGAACGCAGGTTACCGAAGGCGGATCGCAGATCCATCGCATCTACAACATGCGTCGTCAGCCGGGATCGGCCATTAAAGGTTATCTGTATGCCCTGGCACTTGAAGAGCGCATCTATGACCCTTACGACGAAGTCGTCGACGAAAAGATCAACATTCGCGGGTATTCGCCGCGCAACTGGTATCGCGAGTATCGCGGCAAGATGCCGCTGCGTCGGGCCGTGGCGTGGTCGGTGAATACGGTGGCCGTGAAAACCCTTGATGAGATGGGAGTGGATTACTTTCGCAACCAGCTTGCGCGCACGCTCGACCTCTCGCTTCATGACGCCGATGAGCGGTTCGAGGCCGGCCTGTCCCTTGCGCTCGGAACGGGCAATCTGACGCCGCTTGAGCTCGCCCGCCTTTATGCCCTGATTTTAAACAAAGGCAGCACGGTGCGACCGTATCTCGTTAAGCGGGTTGAAGATAAAGACGGCACGCCGCTATGGGAAGAGCCGGGTAACCCTTCGTCGACGCGCATCATCTCAGAGAAGGCGGCGGCCGGAACGATGTGGCTTTTAGAGGGCGTCGTCGATTCTTCAGAGGATGGAACGGCGGGCTGGATCGGACGCCTGCGAAAAAAGAACGCATCTTATATGCCGTATGACGTGGCCGGCAAATCGGGCACGGCGCAGACGCCTGACGAGGTGCGGGCGAAATACCGCCAGATGCCAGGCGTGCGCGATAGCTGGTTCGCCGGTCTGATTCCGGGCGAAGTCACGGTCGCCTGGATCGGTCACGATCGCGGAGTGCCCGTCGATGCCAATGCCGGGTTGCTCTGGGCCGACTATGTTTCAAAGGCCCATCAAAAGGTGGACGGGCACTTCCCCGATATCAAGGATTATTACGGCGAACCCGATACCGCTATCGAAGAGGCTCCCGTGATTGATCCGCCGCGCGAGAATCCGAATGAAGATGGTAACGGTGAGCCGGACACAGATTCAACGGAGAATCCCGGTACCGGTGAGAACGGTCAGAATACGTTACCCGCCAGTCCGGGGGACTTCACCGACGTTCCGCCTAAACCGACAACACCGGAGAATTAG